One part of the Rutidosis leptorrhynchoides isolate AG116_Rl617_1_P2 chromosome 1, CSIRO_AGI_Rlap_v1, whole genome shotgun sequence genome encodes these proteins:
- the LOC139845704 gene encoding uncharacterized protein, protein MHQLPENLQSVQILPIHNVHQNLPTHDVQQNLPTNEESTNLHTPNLEEARPEVPPPNTEEFDFFNYGVENVCKIKKTDHPFESVVASSASEEENDREDQDEDENEEEEEKKDVFWNMPLLLSEHDQETESTSQITTSYRVSDLIKVRQTFLNKDDFVNHLYTKCLEENFQIKPVKSDKSRFTAKCMLPNCEWKCSAYKIRHTDNFIVKKLHDVHTCSRTQIMGNNKHASKKVLGSILMESFKAANRDYNPKDIRDDVGNRFRVSISYNQAWRAKCHAIEMLRGSMDDSFRMLPIYLHNIKIHNPGSMTNVVTDNENRFVMCYMSFGAVIRSFVQNVRPIIIVDGAHLKAGYLGTNLVAVAMDANNGILPLAYGIGEGETNEVWSWFFWQSKRSFRELWYE, encoded by the exons ATGCATCAACTCCCAGAAAACTTACAGTCAGTGCAAATCCTACCAATACACAATGTCCATCAAAACCTACCAACACACGATGTCCAACAAAACCTACCAACAAACGAGGAGAGCACAAACCTTCACACACCCAATTTGGAAGAAGCACGACCTGaagtaccacctccaaacacagaagagtttgatttcttcaactatggagttgagaacgtatgtaaaattaaaaaaacagatcacccttttgaatcagttgtcgcgtctagtgcttcggaggaagaaaatgacagagaagatcaagatgaagatgaaaatgaagaagaggaagaaaaaaaggatgtattctggaatatgccacttttattgagtgagcatgaccaagagactgaatctacgagccaaataacaaccagttatagagtatccgatttgattaaagttcgacaaacttttttaaacaaggatgattttgtaaaccatctatacacaaaatgtcttgaagaaaacttccaaattaagcctgtaaagtctgacaaatctcgattcactgctaaatgcatgttgccaaattgtgagtggaaatgtagtgcatacaaaatacgccacactgacaacttcatcgtaaagaaattgcatgacgtacacacatgctcacgtacccaaattatgggaaataataaacatgcttccaaaaaggtgttaggaagtattctgatggaatcgttcaaagctgcaaatcgagactataatccaaaagatatacgtgatgatgttggcaaccgttttcgggtgagcatttcttacaatcaagcatggagagccaagtgtcatgcaatagagatgcttcgtggcagtatggatgactcgttccgaatgcttcccatttatcttcataacattaagattcataacccaggaagcatgacaaatgtggtgactgacaatgaaaatagattcgtgatgtgttacatgtcctttggcgcagtt attcgatcatttgtccaaaatgttcgccctattatcatcgttgatggtgcacatttgaaagctggatacttgggtacaaatttagtcgctgttgcaatggatgccaataacggaattttgccattggcttatggaattggtgaaggcgagacaaacgaggtttggtcatggtttttttggcaatctaagagatcatttagagagttgtggtatgagtaa
- the LOC139845720 gene encoding uncharacterized protein yields the protein MSSSPQFSIADYTCSSRWTIMPLGFLNQLEKFKSFYDDDTQNEEEKGDTSNPEAEGIIKFNPPDYMYLIGLGDGSDDLYPSWAECDKILIPVHFSDPEHFILLTLNLDEQRVLVYDSLKGCLKKGQLEAVFKNLSDNLPLYLKAIDYFNKKQDSQIVDYYENREDVELMIEDAPYVPMQSGGHGDCGVWTQGLFCVLASGFLTDARCCLRPCVSLNGLRKVLFAFLRMFEDLRKIMFASCVSLKDIRKLMFACLRMFHDIRKVNL from the exons atgtcctcgagtcctcagttttcgattgcagattatacatgtagttctcgatggacgattatgccattgggtttcctcaatcaactggagaaattcaagtccttttatgatgatgacactcaaaatgaggaggagaagggggatacatctaatcctgaagcagaggggatcattaaattcaatcccccagattatatgtatttgattggtcttggggatggtagtgatgacctttatccatcctgggctgaatgtgataag attttgattccaGTACATTTTTCAGATCCTGAACATTTTATACTACTCACTTTGAACTTAGATGAACAGAGAGTATTAGTCTATGATAGTTTAAAGGGTTGTTTGAAAAAAGGTCAACTCGAGGCTGTCTTCAAAAACTTATCAGACAACTTGCCGTTATATTTGAAGGCTATTGATTACTTTAACAAGAAGCAGGACTCACAAATTGTTGACTATTATGAGAACAGAGAAGATGTAGAGTTGATGATCGAGGATGCACCGTATGTGCCAATgcagagtggtggccatggtgattgtggtgtttgg ACGCAAGGCCTTTTTTGCGTCCTTGCTTCTGGTTTTTTGACAGACGCAAGGtgttgtttgcgtccttgcgtctctttAAATGGCTTACGCAAGGTTTTGTTTGCGTTCTTGCGTATGTTTGAAGACTTACGCAAGATTATGTTTGCGTCTTGCGTCTCTTTAAAAGATATACGCAAGTTGATGTTTGCGTGCTTGCGTATGTTTCATGACATACGCAAG GTCAATCTATGA